A single Victivallis lenta DNA region contains:
- a CDS encoding nitrile hydratase, with protein sequence MQWTQQQIDECIEACRRRAAVDAGFRGKLLSDPAAAIRELSGREIPAGFRIKVLENDPAYDATFVLPPPVAGGVSDNELDDVAGGAVCGSYACEPHACGTHGKPK encoded by the coding sequence ATGCAGTGGACGCAGCAGCAGATCGACGAGTGTATCGAAGCGTGTCGCAGGCGGGCCGCCGTCGATGCGGGGTTCCGCGGGAAGCTGCTGTCCGATCCGGCGGCGGCGATCCGGGAACTTTCCGGCCGGGAGATTCCGGCCGGGTTCCGGATCAAGGTGCTGGAAAACGATCCGGCTTACGATGCGACGTTCGTGCTGCCGCCGCCGGTCGCGGGCGGCGTTTCCGACAATGAGCTGGACGACGTGGCCGGCGGCGCAGTTTGCGGCAGTTATGCCTGCGAACCGCACGCCTGCGGCACCCACGGCAAACCTAAATGA
- a CDS encoding GNAT family N-acetyltransferase has product MMRPGAATIEIEPVHLFNLKDYRLLFTARQQAFFGDSAPGGGHLLFGARCCGEPAGVVWGGPDRNPGGLFLFHLYVPERFRRRGIGRQLLETVCAAASEAGFREVYVRFRRRNRAENALWNFLERVPGPCVRLETAFRLELPAGAERELRVRSRSGRWRLLPLEAALDALGETERAAMAERERRFREGLERLPLTDPAAWRRFLRDGVFLAPFGEHSELPQFGRACVERDSGRLAGWLSGEVAGGGLHVRRAFVEPEFRGGEVMALLAEEVYQWMRQTGGPVRWEVKYWNRVFQRGCLRYAGRLKISESVEDCVKIIPVTDGGGENEQNRRESGEVEGDRGEGDCTGADR; this is encoded by the coding sequence ATGATGCGACCCGGAGCGGCGACGATTGAGATCGAGCCGGTTCACCTGTTCAACCTGAAGGATTACCGGCTGTTGTTCACGGCGCGCCAGCAGGCGTTTTTCGGGGATTCGGCGCCGGGCGGCGGGCATCTGCTGTTCGGCGCGCGCTGCTGCGGCGAACCGGCGGGCGTGGTGTGGGGCGGGCCGGACCGGAATCCGGGCGGGTTGTTCTTATTCCATTTGTATGTGCCGGAGCGCTTCCGGCGGCGCGGCATCGGGCGGCAGCTGCTGGAAACGGTGTGCGCCGCCGCATCGGAGGCGGGATTCCGCGAGGTGTATGTGCGGTTTCGCCGCCGGAACCGTGCGGAAAACGCGTTGTGGAATTTTCTGGAAAGGGTCCCCGGGCCGTGTGTCCGGCTGGAGACGGCGTTCCGGCTGGAGCTGCCTGCCGGAGCGGAACGCGAACTGCGGGTGCGTTCCCGTTCCGGGCGGTGGCGGCTGCTGCCGCTGGAAGCGGCGCTGGATGCGCTGGGGGAGACGGAGCGCGCGGCGATGGCGGAGCGGGAGCGGCGTTTCCGTGAAGGGCTGGAGCGGCTTCCGCTGACGGATCCGGCGGCGTGGCGGAGATTTCTGCGTGACGGGGTTTTTCTCGCTCCCTTCGGGGAGCATTCGGAGTTGCCGCAGTTCGGGCGGGCCTGCGTGGAACGCGACTCCGGGCGGCTGGCCGGATGGCTTTCCGGCGAGGTGGCCGGCGGCGGACTGCATGTGCGGCGCGCTTTTGTGGAGCCGGAGTTTCGCGGCGGCGAGGTGATGGCGCTGCTGGCGGAGGAAGTCTACCAATGGATGCGGCAAACCGGCGGCCCGGTCCGCTGGGAGGTGAAGTATTGGAACCGGGTGTTTCAGCGGGGCTGCCTGCGGTACGCCGGGCGTTTGAAGATCAGTGAATCGGTCGAAGACTGCGTGAAAATAATACCGGTAACAGATGGAGGCGGTGAAAATGAACAAAATCGAAGAGAATCTGGCGAAGTGGAAGGAGATCGAGGCGAAGGTGATTGCACGGGCGCTGACCGATGA
- a CDS encoding radical SAM/SPASM domain-containing protein, translating to MLWSRYNHLFRSEGRGWLLYNALSNSFLALPEPFGEKFAELRAGDEFRCDDPGVTLQLIAAKAVVDSGEDDRLRDVLRMKRRLADLSERMLLLTVAPTRSCNFACPYCFEANRAGIDMSRETEEQLVRFAERFQPGQLFGVTWFGGEPLLRFAQLRRLSERFLALDFRRYSASLITNGYLLDADKAALLDELAIREVQITLDGPEEVHDRRRTLVSGGGTFRRILENIDALFASGWTGRLLLRVNVDRTNAEEYHRICEFLYGRYSDHAKRLHVYPGIVHAMGRENPDTACLFDVDEAADFQIEQFRRHGVRNHPFYPGRKLFNCIAARRNGYVVGPEGELYKCWNDIGIAERIVGHIDPEKPWNNALLAEWLEGQCALNDPECLSCGLMPVCDGGCPALRREKAPHCSRYRNRLPELLEAHYDATRSGDD from the coding sequence ATGCTCTGGTCGAGATACAACCATCTGTTCCGGTCGGAAGGGCGCGGGTGGCTGCTCTACAATGCGTTGTCCAATTCGTTTCTGGCGCTGCCTGAGCCGTTCGGCGAAAAGTTCGCGGAATTGCGCGCCGGGGATGAGTTCCGGTGCGATGATCCCGGCGTCACGCTGCAGTTGATCGCCGCCAAGGCGGTGGTCGATTCCGGCGAGGACGACCGGCTGCGCGACGTATTGCGCATGAAGCGGCGGCTGGCGGATCTGAGCGAACGCATGCTGCTGCTGACGGTTGCGCCGACGCGGAGCTGCAACTTTGCGTGTCCGTACTGCTTCGAGGCCAACCGGGCCGGAATCGACATGAGCCGCGAGACGGAGGAGCAGCTGGTCCGGTTTGCGGAGCGGTTTCAGCCGGGGCAGTTGTTCGGCGTGACCTGGTTCGGCGGCGAGCCGCTGTTGCGTTTCGCGCAGCTCCGGCGGCTCTCCGAACGGTTTCTGGCGCTGGATTTCCGCCGTTACAGCGCTTCGCTGATCACCAACGGCTACCTGCTGGATGCGGACAAGGCGGCGCTGCTCGACGAACTCGCAATCCGGGAGGTGCAGATCACGCTCGACGGCCCCGAGGAGGTGCACGACCGGCGGCGCACACTGGTCTCCGGCGGCGGGACATTCCGGCGGATTCTGGAAAATATCGACGCGCTGTTCGCCTCCGGATGGACCGGGCGGCTGCTGCTGCGGGTCAATGTCGACCGGACCAATGCGGAGGAGTACCACCGCATCTGCGAATTTCTGTACGGGCGCTATTCCGATCACGCGAAGCGGCTGCATGTCTACCCCGGCATCGTTCATGCGATGGGCAGGGAGAATCCGGATACCGCGTGTCTCTTCGATGTCGACGAGGCGGCGGATTTCCAGATCGAACAGTTCCGCCGGCACGGAGTGCGGAATCACCCGTTCTACCCCGGCCGCAAGCTTTTCAACTGCATCGCCGCGCGGCGGAACGGCTACGTGGTCGGTCCCGAGGGCGAACTTTACAAGTGCTGGAACGATATCGGCATCGCGGAGCGGATCGTCGGCCATATCGACCCGGAGAAGCCGTGGAACAATGCGCTGCTCGCGGAGTGGCTTGAGGGGCAGTGTGCGCTGAACGATCCGGAGTGCCTCTCCTGCGGGCTGATGCCGGTGTGCGACGGCGGCTGCCCCGCGCTGCGGCGGGAGAAGGCCCCGCATTGTTCGCGTTACCGGAACCGGCTGCCTGAATTGCTGGAGGCCCACTATGATGCGACCCGGAGCGGCGACGATTGA
- a CDS encoding RiPP maturation radical SAM C-methyltransferase: MDRFDITLVNMPFAMPLIAPLGVGVLCGALRRAGCRVRCRFANVDLAERVPEELYDYPASNGLNVDVMLADWLFAEPLFGPDPERDRRFLEILQDECGHDRVVWNGRYRSSGDLLRDVPLLKREAARCVEKTAAALADGSTRIVGCSSTFFQRLASLALLKRVRELNPEVVTFLGGSDCEGEAGMEAVRSFPFVDYVFCGEGDLTVPEMTRRVVRNERSAELPFGVFDRAKAERGVPEVACVPGDAIAEPDSSDYYERIKGSRLHRAAVRKYFLESSRGCWKGQKQHCSFCGLNGERVAYRRKDPGQVLAELRRGYREFGCRIFLTADTVLDLNTMRDTLRIFGEEAPDAVISYETVSTLTEEQVRFLADCGVMVIQSGIETLHPKHIRLLNKGNGTLSSIALLKFALENRIQVLWNMLSGIPGDSPEEYRWVMELIPKLAHLPGPNWGAIRFDKFSLYWKEPERFGLKLAPMKGYRVLMPEDSVRLERWALFYDNLNPAARTGQQEIAEVRKAVDAWYRDSHPAKHHLEFTAPDRLRDTRPGALAAEYRLSPDEQAVLRAARSPADRAAVEALPGNPVRAIENMKEHGYLIEVENRLLALPLIPPGAERIEKSRMRYRSLFRGQTLPAATVWEEGAFIQVGR, from the coding sequence TTGGACCGGTTCGATATCACGTTGGTGAATATGCCTTTCGCAATGCCGCTGATCGCGCCGCTGGGCGTCGGCGTGCTGTGCGGGGCGCTGCGCAGGGCCGGCTGCCGCGTCCGCTGCCGGTTTGCGAATGTCGACCTGGCGGAGCGTGTGCCGGAGGAGCTTTATGACTACCCCGCCTCGAACGGCTTGAATGTGGATGTGATGCTGGCGGACTGGCTGTTCGCGGAGCCGTTGTTCGGGCCGGACCCGGAGCGCGACCGCCGTTTCCTTGAAATCCTGCAGGATGAGTGCGGCCACGACCGGGTGGTCTGGAACGGCCGCTACCGCTCGTCCGGCGACCTGCTGCGCGACGTTCCGCTGCTGAAGCGCGAGGCGGCCCGCTGCGTGGAAAAGACCGCCGCCGCGCTGGCGGACGGCTCCACCCGGATCGTCGGCTGTTCGAGCACCTTCTTCCAGCGGCTCGCTTCGCTGGCGCTGCTGAAGCGGGTCAGGGAGCTGAATCCGGAAGTGGTGACCTTTCTGGGCGGTTCCGACTGCGAAGGAGAGGCGGGGATGGAGGCGGTGCGCAGTTTCCCGTTCGTCGATTATGTGTTCTGCGGCGAGGGCGACCTGACCGTGCCGGAGATGACCCGCCGGGTGGTGCGGAACGAGCGTTCGGCGGAGCTTCCCTTCGGCGTGTTCGACCGGGCCAAGGCGGAGCGGGGCGTGCCGGAGGTCGCCTGCGTGCCGGGCGATGCGATCGCCGAACCCGATTCGAGCGACTACTACGAACGGATCAAAGGGAGCCGCCTGCACCGGGCCGCCGTGCGGAAGTATTTTCTGGAAAGTTCGCGCGGCTGCTGGAAAGGGCAGAAGCAGCATTGCAGTTTCTGCGGCCTCAACGGGGAGCGGGTCGCCTACCGGCGCAAAGATCCCGGACAGGTGCTGGCCGAACTGCGCCGCGGCTACCGGGAGTTCGGCTGCCGCATCTTCCTGACCGCCGATACGGTGCTTGACCTGAATACGATGCGCGACACGCTGCGCATCTTCGGGGAGGAGGCTCCCGACGCTGTCATCAGTTATGAGACGGTTTCGACGCTGACCGAGGAGCAGGTGCGGTTTCTGGCCGACTGCGGCGTGATGGTGATCCAGAGCGGGATTGAAACGCTGCACCCGAAGCATATCCGGCTGCTGAACAAGGGCAACGGCACGTTGTCGAGCATCGCGCTGCTGAAATTCGCGCTGGAGAATCGTATCCAGGTGCTGTGGAACATGCTCAGCGGCATTCCCGGCGACTCGCCGGAGGAGTATCGCTGGGTGATGGAGCTGATTCCGAAGCTTGCCCACCTGCCGGGTCCGAACTGGGGCGCGATCCGCTTCGACAAGTTCAGCCTGTACTGGAAGGAGCCGGAGCGGTTCGGCCTGAAGCTGGCTCCGATGAAAGGCTACCGCGTGCTGATGCCGGAAGATTCGGTCCGCCTAGAACGGTGGGCGCTCTTCTATGACAATCTGAATCCTGCCGCCCGCACCGGCCAGCAGGAGATCGCCGAGGTGCGCAAGGCGGTCGATGCGTGGTACCGGGATTCCCACCCCGCGAAGCATCATCTGGAATTCACCGCTCCCGACCGGCTCCGCGACACCCGCCCCGGCGCACTGGCGGCGGAGTACCGGCTTTCCCCCGATGAACAGGCGGTGCTCCGGGCGGCGCGCTCCCCGGCCGACCGGGCCGCAGTGGAGGCGTTGCCCGGAAATCCGGTGCGGGCGATTGAAAATATGAAGGAACACGGCTATCTTATCGAAGTGGAAAACCGGCTGCTGGCGCTGCCGCTGATTCCTCCGGGCGCGGAGCGGATCGAAAAAAGCAGAATGCGCTACCGCAGCCTTTTCCGCGGGCAGACGCTCCCCGCCGCGACGGTGTGGGAGGAGGGCGCTTTCATACAGGTCGGCCGCTGA
- a CDS encoding NHLP leader peptide family RiPP precursor — MNKIEENLAKWKEIEAKVIARALTDEAFRTRLEQDPRETIETEFQCKVSGDVTFRVREEENPGEMTILLPKLPKKEMGEQLTDREIDDIVAAGNIGIAVGIVTTDIVLVKGIA, encoded by the coding sequence ATGAACAAAATCGAAGAGAATCTGGCGAAGTGGAAGGAGATCGAGGCGAAGGTGATTGCACGGGCGCTGACCGATGAGGCGTTCCGCACCCGCCTGGAGCAGGACCCCCGCGAAACGATCGAAACCGAGTTTCAGTGCAAAGTCAGCGGCGACGTGACTTTCAGAGTGCGTGAGGAGGAGAATCCCGGCGAAATGACCATTCTGCTGCCGAAGCTCCCGAAAAAGGAGATGGGCGAGCAGTTGACCGACCGCGAAATCGACGACATCGTGGCGGCGGGGAACATCGGCATCGCGGTCGGCATCGTGACCACCGACATCGTGCTGGTCAAGGGGATCGCCTGA
- a CDS encoding NHLP bacteriocin system secretion protein — protein MNRNLFRKNAMLKAASPFELNRLVSIFNGREALALLALGVTVIAALAWGIFGVIYERVSGNGIVMLQSQFDTIQAPAGGVLISFDLETGDFVRRGQMVGRLFSFSDLENLRESYQKLKMLQGNLEEVRRYTDRLKKGKQSHFQKSSEVLDETIGRLNEELEWLSRYVDKGRDLSERGTISQQQWHEEQEKYHAKLKNRADYLLKKLEEENSLSEADFTLAKEIMSVEVEVNSALFEVALLRNKLEYNTRIVSTHSGTVTSVNYTPGSIVAAEANLASLIDLDDQTDETWELYAYFSVADSKKIRPGMSAIVTPSSVKAERDGSIRGTVTHVGTYILPVESIDRTFRNAAFAQYLLRQCANMPVEVRILLSRDRNSPNGFRWTSGSGPDIEVSAGTLCAASVVVDREPPLELVFSGLRRFMFGQGVMEEFQLKNARTGSGGE, from the coding sequence ATGAACAGGAATCTTTTCCGCAAAAATGCGATGCTCAAGGCCGCTTCGCCGTTTGAGCTGAACCGGCTGGTTTCCATTTTCAACGGGCGCGAGGCGCTGGCGCTGCTGGCGCTGGGCGTGACGGTGATCGCGGCGCTGGCATGGGGGATTTTCGGGGTGATCTACGAACGGGTCAGCGGGAACGGAATCGTGATGCTGCAGAGCCAGTTCGACACGATCCAGGCCCCCGCCGGAGGAGTGCTGATCTCCTTCGACCTCGAAACCGGCGACTTTGTCAGGCGCGGTCAGATGGTCGGGCGGCTTTTCTCGTTTTCAGATCTCGAAAACCTGCGCGAAAGCTATCAGAAGCTGAAAATGCTTCAGGGCAATCTGGAGGAGGTCCGCCGGTACACCGACCGGCTGAAAAAGGGCAAGCAGAGCCATTTTCAGAAAAGTTCCGAAGTGCTGGATGAGACGATCGGCCGCCTGAATGAGGAGCTGGAGTGGCTGAGCCGCTACGTGGACAAGGGCAGGGACCTCTCCGAGCGCGGCACGATCTCGCAGCAGCAGTGGCACGAGGAGCAGGAAAAATACCATGCCAAGCTCAAGAACCGCGCCGACTACCTGCTCAAGAAACTCGAGGAGGAAAATTCGCTCTCCGAAGCTGATTTCACGCTCGCCAAGGAGATCATGTCCGTGGAGGTCGAGGTAAACTCCGCGCTTTTCGAGGTCGCGCTGCTGCGCAACAAGCTCGAATACAACACCCGGATCGTCAGCACCCATTCCGGCACCGTGACCAGCGTGAACTACACTCCGGGGTCGATCGTGGCCGCCGAAGCCAACCTCGCCAGCCTGATCGACCTCGACGACCAGACCGACGAGACGTGGGAGCTGTATGCATATTTCTCCGTTGCCGACAGCAAGAAGATCCGGCCCGGGATGAGCGCGATCGTGACCCCGTCGTCGGTGAAGGCCGAGCGCGACGGTTCCATCCGCGGCACGGTCACCCATGTCGGGACCTATATTCTGCCGGTCGAATCGATCGACCGCACCTTCCGCAATGCCGCATTCGCGCAATATCTGCTCAGGCAGTGTGCGAATATGCCGGTCGAAGTGCGCATTCTGCTGTCGCGGGACCGGAACTCCCCGAACGGTTTCCGCTGGACTTCCGGCTCCGGTCCGGATATCGAGGTCAGCGCCGGGACTCTCTGCGCGGCCAGCGTGGTCGTGGACAGGGAGCCGCCGCTGGAACTGGTCTTTTCCGGATTGCGCAGATTCATGTTCGGCCAGGGCGTAATGGAGGAGTTCCAGTTGAAAAACGCCCGGACCGGCTCCGGAGGCGAGTGA
- a CDS encoding ABC1 kinase family protein produces the protein MLKLIMPNGLSRDYRTIRRFIKIMETMGAYGFRDLAENVYPNHRFSWMKRSPGGTEKHSRPQKLRLMFEELGPTFVKLGQILSTRPDLISKPYADELTRLTEHVAPFPVEQVEAIIVEEFGKPPQELFAEFSSRPMAAASIGQVHAAKLKDGMEVVVKVRRPGIVETINTDLEIMRFIAGKMEEYSESFERMEPTRIVSEFAYSLSRELNYRAEAANLLLFHKNMSGTSNMKVPALVQELSGEKVLTMERIHGDSVTTVLADPEKAARYDLKFLAEVGVNSMLSQIFEYGFFHADPHPGNIFLLKGNILVFIDFGMMGRVSIAERHDFVKVIDYMLRGEISLMTDCALRMTISGQFAGSRDDLERDVSDLVDENINLPLDKISVAHILEQLLQLFEKYHMALKPNLYMMFKALITIEHIGRSFNPQLKIVEMVRPFIQQMKLRGMDPRGHIRRFLDNFGDNLTALESLPLSLRNVVSKFEAGQLTLRVEHHRLNDIEETLYVTGERLSRSLLVAALLVGSALIVVAKIPPYWGENTSVIGMFGFLISGGLSLVILIADHRQRRSFLRDRVKRRREEEMKLHK, from the coding sequence ATGCTGAAACTTATCATGCCGAATGGACTGAGCCGGGACTACCGGACGATCCGGCGATTCATCAAAATCATGGAGACGATGGGCGCCTACGGGTTCCGGGACCTGGCCGAAAACGTCTACCCGAATCACAGATTTTCGTGGATGAAGCGTTCGCCGGGCGGAACGGAGAAGCATTCGCGTCCGCAGAAGCTCCGGCTGATGTTCGAGGAGCTCGGGCCGACCTTCGTCAAGCTCGGGCAGATCCTGTCGACCCGGCCGGACCTGATTTCGAAGCCTTACGCCGACGAGCTGACCCGGCTGACCGAACATGTCGCCCCGTTCCCGGTCGAGCAGGTCGAAGCGATCATCGTCGAAGAGTTCGGCAAGCCGCCGCAGGAGCTGTTCGCGGAATTCAGCAGCCGGCCGATGGCCGCCGCCAGCATCGGGCAGGTGCATGCCGCGAAACTGAAGGACGGCATGGAGGTCGTGGTCAAGGTGCGCCGTCCCGGCATCGTCGAAACGATCAACACCGATCTGGAAATCATGCGTTTCATCGCCGGGAAGATGGAAGAGTATTCGGAGTCCTTCGAGCGGATGGAGCCGACCCGGATCGTTTCCGAATTCGCCTATTCGCTGAGCAGGGAGCTGAATTACCGCGCCGAAGCGGCGAATTTGCTGCTGTTCCATAAAAATATGTCCGGCACGTCGAATATGAAAGTGCCGGCGCTCGTGCAGGAGCTTTCGGGCGAGAAGGTGCTGACCATGGAGCGTATTCACGGGGACTCGGTCACGACGGTGCTGGCCGACCCGGAGAAGGCCGCCCGGTACGACCTGAAGTTTCTGGCGGAGGTCGGGGTGAACTCGATGCTGAGCCAGATTTTCGAATACGGCTTCTTCCACGCCGATCCGCATCCCGGAAATATCTTTCTGCTGAAGGGCAATATTCTGGTCTTTATCGATTTCGGCATGATGGGGCGGGTCAGCATCGCCGAGCGGCACGATTTCGTGAAGGTCATCGACTACATGCTGCGCGGGGAGATTTCGCTGATGACCGACTGCGCGCTGCGCATGACCATCTCCGGGCAGTTCGCCGGCAGCCGTGACGATCTCGAGCGCGACGTTTCGGATCTGGTCGACGAGAACATCAATCTGCCGCTCGACAAGATCAGCGTGGCGCACATCCTCGAACAATTGCTGCAGTTGTTCGAGAAGTATCATATGGCGCTCAAGCCGAATCTCTATATGATGTTCAAGGCGCTCATCACGATCGAGCACATCGGGCGGAGTTTCAATCCGCAGCTGAAGATCGTCGAGATGGTCCGGCCGTTCATACAGCAGATGAAGCTGCGCGGCATGGACCCGCGCGGACACATCCGGCGGTTTCTGGATAATTTCGGCGACAACCTCACGGCGCTCGAGTCGCTGCCGCTGTCGCTGCGCAACGTGGTTTCGAAGTTCGAGGCGGGGCAGCTGACCTTGCGGGTCGAACACCACCGGCTCAACGATATCGAGGAGACGCTTTACGTGACCGGTGAACGGCTGTCGCGTTCGCTGCTGGTCGCTGCGCTGCTGGTCGGTTCGGCGCTGATCGTCGTTGCGAAGATTCCGCCGTACTGGGGGGAGAATACCTCGGTGATCGGCATGTTCGGCTTCCTGATTTCCGGCGGCCTGAGTCTGGTGATCCTGATCGCCGACCACCGCCAGCGCCGCAGCTTCCTGCGCGACCGCGTCAAGCGGCGGCGCGAGGAGGAGATGAAATTGCACAAGTGA
- a CDS encoding NHLP leader peptide family RiPP precursor, producing MAWTQQEINECINLCKQKAAADAEFRRKLLSDPAAAIRELSGREIPAGFRIKVLENDPAYDATFVLPPAVSGGVSDKELDGVTGGSALCAFETCAANACGADK from the coding sequence ATGGCCTGGACTCAACAGGAAATCAACGAGTGCATCAATTTGTGCAAACAGAAGGCGGCGGCGGATGCGGAGTTCCGCAGGAAGCTGCTGTCCGATCCGGCGGCGGCGATCCGGGAGCTTTCCGGCCGGGAGATTCCGGCCGGGTTCCGGATCAAGGTGCTGGAAAACGATCCGGCCTATGATGCGACGTTCGTGCTGCCTCCGGCGGTCTCCGGCGGCGTGTCGGACAAAGAGCTTGACGGCGTGACCGGCGGAAGTGCGCTCTGCGCCTTTGAAACCTGTGCCGCAAACGCCTGCGGGGCGGACAAGTGA
- a CDS encoding NHLP leader peptide family RiPP precursor produces the protein MAWTQNEIEACIESCRKKAAVDAEFRRKLLADPAAAVKEVSGKEIPAGFKIRILENDPAYDATFVLPPLVSGNISDRELDEVAAGICGMQTCAMDACGIAGNGSK, from the coding sequence ATGGCATGGACTCAGAATGAAATCGAAGCGTGCATTGAGAGCTGCAGGAAAAAAGCGGCGGTTGACGCGGAGTTCCGCAGGAAACTGCTGGCCGATCCCGCTGCTGCCGTGAAAGAGGTTTCCGGCAAGGAGATTCCGGCCGGGTTCAAGATTCGAATTCTCGAAAACGATCCGGCTTACGACGCGACGTTCGTGCTGCCTCCGCTGGTTTCGGGAAACATCTCCGACCGCGAGCTTGACGAAGTCGCCGCCGGCATCTGCGGCATGCAGACCTGTGCGATGGACGCCTGCGGCATAGCCGGGAATGGTTCCAAGTAA
- a CDS encoding heparinase II/III domain-containing protein produces MKFIGRHTGNTVFPSPEPGEAVGLNPPPLQWVPEPGSGPYRVTVTGADGGTLFDVETERNVFRFPAKLPAGRYRWNVRRGADERGEWAFTVSPDAVEFLPPSAEELLAALPAERPRHIYFPEELASLAAAHPVQLAILERNVKLALEEGFMRYPDFWRAGGRTDYRSALDEVRRFLDRNTAACALLWLFRRERRAGEYARRALLTVCEWNPAGACSVAGPWGDEVGLSIVRILPAVFDWVYELLSPQERRWAAETLRQHARQVYGLLTEGDYFGEPGNSHSGRLPGYLGELALVLHGEIPEEECRRWLACALDLYGSIFPHYGGRDGGWAEGPFYASSYTKWYLPFFLAVERISGFSFLVKPFFRHVAEFFLHFAVPGMECHPFGDGHWPTESEWPGFQAQNPFGIYAERFGPELARRFSARCDAAIERYELHLLDVIRPEPRAPLPPESRVGTDRSYVSHDAGLASLHTCLACPERDIAVFARASRYGTPSHQHADQGDFALLIGGQAFLAPSGSFGYQFGEPHHRIWTQQTVAANCFLIDGEGQKKNSPEATGWMETELEREDVSRIVMHLEEAYPMLERCTRTLIFNHRTGALTVTDEIRAAKPVAPDWRLHSYVAPEPDGAGFRIVRPAGILRFEVRGPGEAVYSAGNRYCYPNGAAEETVPCREREPQWHMNWRFAPAKEFVIEAVFHPDCNQRRKEEC; encoded by the coding sequence GTGAAGTTTATCGGGAGACATACCGGAAACACGGTTTTTCCGTCGCCGGAGCCGGGGGAGGCGGTCGGTTTGAATCCGCCCCCGCTGCAATGGGTTCCGGAACCGGGGTCCGGTCCTTACCGGGTCACCGTGACCGGCGCGGACGGCGGAACCCTGTTCGATGTCGAAACGGAGCGGAACGTCTTCCGCTTTCCCGCGAAGCTGCCGGCGGGCCGCTATCGCTGGAATGTGCGCCGCGGTGCCGACGAGCGCGGCGAATGGGCGTTCACGGTTTCGCCGGATGCCGTCGAGTTCCTGCCGCCGTCGGCGGAGGAGCTGCTCGCCGCGCTGCCTGCGGAGCGCCCGCGCCACATCTACTTTCCGGAGGAGCTCGCTTCTCTGGCGGCCGCCCATCCGGTCCAGCTGGCAATTCTCGAACGCAATGTGAAGCTGGCTCTGGAAGAGGGATTCATGCGCTACCCCGATTTCTGGCGCGCCGGCGGCCGCACCGATTACCGCAGCGCCCTCGACGAAGTGCGCCGGTTTCTCGACCGTAACACGGCGGCCTGTGCGCTGCTGTGGCTCTTCCGGCGCGAGCGCCGGGCGGGGGAGTATGCCCGGCGGGCGCTGCTGACGGTCTGCGAGTGGAATCCGGCCGGGGCGTGTTCGGTCGCGGGGCCGTGGGGCGACGAAGTCGGGCTCTCGATCGTGCGGATTCTGCCCGCCGTGTTCGACTGGGTTTACGAACTGCTTTCTCCGCAGGAGCGGCGCTGGGCGGCGGAGACGCTGCGGCAGCACGCGCGGCAGGTTTACGGGCTCCTGACGGAGGGCGATTATTTCGGGGAACCCGGCAATTCGCACTCCGGCCGGCTGCCCGGGTATCTCGGGGAGCTTGCACTGGTGCTGCACGGCGAAATTCCGGAGGAGGAGTGCCGGCGCTGGCTCGCGTGCGCGCTTGATCTGTACGGTTCGATCTTTCCGCACTACGGCGGCCGCGACGGCGGCTGGGCCGAGGGGCCGTTCTACGCCTCCAGCTATACGAAGTGGTATCTGCCGTTTTTTCTGGCCGTGGAGCGCATCAGCGGATTTTCATTTCTGGTCAAGCCGTTTTTCCGCCATGTCGCGGAGTTCTTCCTGCATTTCGCCGTGCCGGGAATGGAGTGCCATCCGTTCGGCGACGGTCACTGGCCGACTGAATCCGAGTGGCCCGGATTTCAGGCGCAGAATCCGTTCGGCATTTATGCCGAACGCTTCGGTCCGGAGCTCGCAAGGCGGTTTTCGGCGCGCTGCGACGCCGCGATCGAACGCTATGAGCTGCATCTGCTCGATGTGATCCGGCCGGAGCCGCGCGCCCCGCTGCCGCCGGAGAGCCGGGTCGGTACCGACCGCAGCTATGTTTCGCACGATGCCGGACTGGCGAGCCTGCACACCTGTCTTGCGTGTCCGGAGCGCGATATCGCGGTTTTCGCCCGTGCGAGCCGTTACGGCACGCCGAGCCACCAGCACGCGGACCAGGGGGACTTCGCCCTGCTGATCGGCGGGCAGGCGTTTCTTGCGCCGAGCGGCAGCTTCGGGTATCAGTTCGGCGAGCCGCACCACCGGATCTGGACGCAGCAGACCGTTGCGGCGAACTGCTTCCTCATCGACGGGGAAGGGCAGAAGAAGAACAGCCCCGAGGCGACGGGATGGATGGAGACGGAGCTGGAGCGGGAGGATGTTTCGCGTATCGTCATGCACCTCGAAGAAGCGTATCCGATGCTCGAACGCTGTACGCGCACACTGATTTTCAACCATCGTACCGGCGCTTTGACCGTGACCGATGAAATCCGGGCCGCGAAACCGGTCGCGCCCGACTGGCGGCTGCACAGCTATGTCGCGCCGGAGCCGGACGGAGCAGGATTCCGCATTGTCCGTCCGGCCGGCATCCTCCGTTTCGAGGTGCGCGGCCCCGGAGAAGCGGTCTATTCGGCCGGAAACCGTTACTGTTATCCGAACGGAGCCGCGGAGGAGACGGTTCCGTGCCGCGAGCGCGAGCCCCAGTGGCATATGAACTGGCGCTTCGCTCCGGCGAAGGAGTTCGTGATAGAAGCCGTGTTTCATCCCGATTGCAACCAGAGGAGGAAAGAGGAATGCTGA